DNA from Terriglobus tenax:
TAGACTGGTCTTATGCCCAGAGCTCGCCTCCAGCAGCCCAAGGAATCCATCCACCTGAAGAAGCAGGAGTTTGTGCGCCACGAGATCTGGGTGGCGGCCATGGACAGGTTTTCCGCGGTGGGGTTTGATGAAACAACGGTCGACCAGATCGCAACGGCGGCCAATGTTTCGCGCCGTACCTTCTTCCGCTATTTCTCTTCGAAAGAAGATGTCATGGCTGCGGCGATGAAGGGCTATGGAGCCTCGCTGGTCTGCGCCCTGCAGGATCAGCCAAAAGAACTGACACCTCTCAAAGCAGCCCAGGCCGTCGTCAGGCATGTCGCCAGGCTGGCGGCAGGTTCTCCCTATGCCGAGCGGCTGTTGAAGATTGCGATGGAAAGTGACGACGCCCGGAAGGCGCAGATTCTCGAATTCCCGCGCATCGAAGATGAACTAGGCAAAGCCTTTGCCCGCAGAGGAGGCCACCCGGAGGATCACCTTCCCTCCCATCTCCTCGCCCGCGTCACCCTCTCCGTAACGCAATTGAGCGTCACGCGATGGCTGCAGAAGCAACGTGGTCCCATTGAGAACGTCGTCGATCAGGCGTTTTCCTCTTTGACCCAGGCCTTCTGCCCGGATGCAAAACAACGCTGACCACAGGACTTCTGACTGACCACAGTCTCCTAATGCTTAGAAACTTCAAAGGCTGTGTGGAGAACACCAGGGACCCTTTGCTTCTTTGTCTTTCAGTGAAGGGTGATGAGCTATTTTGACCAGTATGTCGCTCGGCACGGTGCCATATTGATAGGAGGTCCCTTCTTTTCCGTAGCTGGCTGCTTGACTTATGGTGAAAGGGCGACAGGCTGGCTTTCGGAAAGCCTTCGTTTCATGTAGATTTCACGAACAAAGGAAGAGCTATGAAAACCGCAGGTAATTCGAGTTTCTCGAGTGCGGATTTCTTAAAGACCGAAGGCCCGGGTCGCAAGCTGCTCCAGCTCAAAGCCGGCGGGGTCTTTTTTTCACAGGGAAGCGCACCCTCCTTCGTCCTTTATCTTCTGACAGGCAGAGCAAAGCTTACCGTTGTCTCAAAGCGAGGCAAGGAGGCTACGATCACTCTGCTCAGTGTGGGAGATTTCATTGGCGAGGAGTCCGTATCCGGCGATGCTGGCCCGCGTATGGCCACTGCTTCGGCAATCACGCCCTGCACTGCCATGCAGATAAACCGGGAGGAGATGGTTCGTGTGCTTCACGATGAGCCGGATTTCTCCGAACTGTTTGTTCGTTTTCTTCTCGCTCGTGGCATGCGAACGCAGGCTGACCTGGTGGACCAATTGTTCAACTCCAGTGAGAAGCGGCTCGCCCGCACCCTGTTGCTGATGGCTTCCTTCGGCAAGCCTGGTGAGCCCGTTACCCTCATTCCCGCCATCACACAGGAATCGCTCGCGGACATGATTGGGACCACACGCTCCCGCGTCAGCTACTTCATGAATCGTTTTCGCAAGCTTGGGTACATCGACTACAACGGCCGGATCCACGTACACAAGTCCTTGCTGAATGTTGTCCTCCACGATCAATTCAGTGGCCACAATTCGCAACGGCCGCCGGTGAGCATCTCCAAGCGCGCAAAGAAAGCTCCTTCCACAACAGCCAAAGCCAGCAAATAGTGCTGTACTGATTTCTTTCTTCCGCGGTCTGAATGGAACAGATTATTTTTTCTGACCATGGCAACCTATATTCACTCAGCAAAATCTGTGATGGAGGAAATGCATCATGCCGAATCTTTTGAATCTGCTCATCGTCGAAGATGAAGTTGAAACGCGGTTCCTGCTTTCGCAAATACTCGCCACGCGAGGCTACAAGGTCCGCACCGCTGAGGATGGCTTTCAGGCTCTCGGGATGATGCGATCCTCGCTTCCAGACATTCTGCTGTCTGACCTCAATATGCCTGGCATGTCTGGCTTTGAACTGCTGTCCGTGGTGCGACGCCTTTACCCGGAGATTCGTGTGGTTGCAACGAGCGGTGCCTACACCGGAACGCAGGTACCTATGGGGATCGCCGCAGACGCCTTCTACGAAAAAGCTTCGGGACTCACACCGTTGTTTGAACTGCTGGAGAAGGTCGCAGACGCCAAGTCCGACTCAATCTTCTCAAAACGTCTGCCCACAACTCTATGGGTTGATCTCGAACCCGAGGCAGCCTCTGACTCCAACCACGTCCTGATTAATTGCCCCCAGTGCATGCGCGCTTTCCGTCAGACCATTGAAGAAGTGAACTCCGACGTCCGCACCACCAACTGCCGCTACTGCGGCGGCCAGGTTCCCTACGCCATTGCATTGGCGATCCAGCCACCGCTAAAGTTCGGAATCGATAAGAGCAGGCCAGTTATGTCTTCAGAAGCTCTAAGCTCTCAAGTGTCTCGATAAAAGCCCTCTCTCCTTCATGGAGCAATCACGGCTGAACCGTCCTCACTCTCATTTCTGACAGCAAGCAGCGCCTCATTCGCTCGATCAAGCGGGAACACGGAAACGCGTGGTTGTATGTTGAGCTTCTGCGCAAGTTCCAGGAAGTCGCGTGCATCCGCTCGCGTCATGTTTGCGACACTGCGTATCTGGCGTTCTCCCCACAACAGCTTGTCGTAATCAAAAGAAGGTATCTGGTCAAGGTGAATTGCGTTGATCGCTACCACACCACC
Protein-coding regions in this window:
- a CDS encoding TetR family transcriptional regulator translates to MPRARLQQPKESIHLKKQEFVRHEIWVAAMDRFSAVGFDETTVDQIATAANVSRRTFFRYFSSKEDVMAAAMKGYGASLVCALQDQPKELTPLKAAQAVVRHVARLAAGSPYAERLLKIAMESDDARKAQILEFPRIEDELGKAFARRGGHPEDHLPSHLLARVTLSVTQLSVTRWLQKQRGPIENVVDQAFSSLTQAFCPDAKQR
- a CDS encoding response regulator translates to MPNLLNLLIVEDEVETRFLLSQILATRGYKVRTAEDGFQALGMMRSSLPDILLSDLNMPGMSGFELLSVVRRLYPEIRVVATSGAYTGTQVPMGIAADAFYEKASGLTPLFELLEKVADAKSDSIFSKRLPTTLWVDLEPEAASDSNHVLINCPQCMRAFRQTIEEVNSDVRTTNCRYCGGQVPYAIALAIQPPLKFGIDKSRPVMSSEALSSQVSR
- a CDS encoding Crp/Fnr family transcriptional regulator; the protein is MKTAGNSSFSSADFLKTEGPGRKLLQLKAGGVFFSQGSAPSFVLYLLTGRAKLTVVSKRGKEATITLLSVGDFIGEESVSGDAGPRMATASAITPCTAMQINREEMVRVLHDEPDFSELFVRFLLARGMRTQADLVDQLFNSSEKRLARTLLLMASFGKPGEPVTLIPAITQESLADMIGTTRSRVSYFMNRFRKLGYIDYNGRIHVHKSLLNVVLHDQFSGHNSQRPPVSISKRAKKAPSTTAKASK